The Thalassoroseus pseudoceratinae genome has a segment encoding these proteins:
- a CDS encoding FAD:protein FMN transferase: MNRPNTLISSQRNDRRVGKSSNFDLRWGFIAWVVIATNPVQAANDPTPPPETLQEFTFREVRMGVVFTLRLYAPDTPRANSAAKAAFDRVGEINNALSDYDPDSELSQLGRKSGPGRPVPVSEDLWTVLVAGQKLSRQSNGAFDVTVGPVVKLWRSARRHRKLPDSAELQNARQLVGFQQIALDTKRQTVELGRSGMQLDFGGIAKGYAGDEMLRVLREHKITRVLIDASGDLVVGDPPPGKTGWRVAIAPLTDANSDQKSELGQSRVLCLRNIAVATSGDAYQFVEINGVRYSHIVNPKTGLGLTHRSTVTVIAPTGMEADSLASALSVLEWDAVWKFVESRENVEAFIARNETRTASETGHVRQQTSSKFSEFLCGSTDR, translated from the coding sequence ATGAATCGCCCAAACACGTTGATCTCAAGCCAGCGCAATGATCGTCGTGTTGGAAAATCCAGTAATTTCGACTTGAGATGGGGATTTATCGCATGGGTTGTGATTGCGACGAATCCAGTTCAGGCGGCAAACGATCCGACACCCCCACCCGAGACACTTCAGGAGTTCACCTTCCGTGAAGTTCGCATGGGGGTGGTCTTCACACTCCGATTGTACGCACCAGACACACCTCGTGCAAACTCGGCGGCGAAGGCCGCTTTCGATCGGGTGGGCGAAATCAACAATGCCCTCAGCGACTACGATCCGGATAGTGAACTTAGTCAACTTGGTCGCAAATCTGGTCCAGGTCGGCCGGTGCCGGTCAGTGAGGATTTGTGGACGGTCCTCGTGGCGGGGCAAAAGTTGTCTCGACAATCGAACGGAGCATTCGATGTGACCGTCGGTCCAGTCGTCAAACTCTGGCGGTCAGCACGGAGACACCGCAAACTCCCTGATTCAGCCGAACTTCAGAACGCACGACAATTGGTAGGATTCCAGCAAATCGCACTCGATACCAAACGGCAGACTGTTGAACTCGGCCGATCAGGAATGCAACTGGATTTTGGGGGAATTGCCAAAGGTTATGCTGGCGATGAAATGCTGCGTGTGCTTCGTGAACACAAAATCACGCGTGTTCTCATTGATGCAAGTGGTGATTTAGTCGTCGGTGATCCGCCACCGGGCAAAACCGGTTGGCGAGTTGCGATCGCTCCGCTGACCGATGCCAATTCCGATCAAAAGTCCGAACTCGGCCAATCACGGGTGCTCTGTTTGCGGAACATTGCGGTCGCAACCAGTGGAGATGCGTATCAATTCGTGGAAATTAACGGAGTCCGGTATTCGCATATCGTGAATCCGAAAACAGGACTGGGATTGACGCATCGCAGTACCGTCACCGTGATCGCCCCAACCGGAATGGAAGCCGACAGCTTGGCCTCGGCCCTGAGTGTTCTTGAGTGGGATGCTGTCTGGAAGTTTGTGGAGTCTCGCGAAAACGTCGAAGCGTTCATTGCCCGCAACGAAACCCGGACGGCATCCGAAACAGGGCACGTTCGGCAGCAAACCTCCTCGAAATTTTCCGAGTTCCTCTGTGGTTCGACCGATCGATGA
- a CDS encoding UTP--glucose-1-phosphate uridylyltransferase has translation MSHDVPNALQSRLAEHDQSHVLRWWDELDSDQKSQLTSQLDGIDFAVLNRCLSAKSTDESDTPAAKAQRATPPTEIVRLPQTPAELKAYQAAEETGQEMLRAGRVGVVLVAGGQGTRLGFPHPKGMFPVGPVSGSTLFQIFAEQVSARSRDAGAIIPFYIMTSEATHAETVDFWESQEFFGLDPSSVRFFQQGTMPAVDAETHRLLLAEPHRLCTSPDGHGGLLAALDKSGCLDDMRQRGVDRLFYHQVDNPTVKVCDPAFLGFHELRNSELSSKVVPKRSAEEKMGVVVAVDGVTQIIEYSDLPPDVAARTTSDGELELWCGSIAVHVFSRDFLERLIGSDAALPFHLAHKKVLHIDGNARLVQPNSPNAIKFERFIFDALPHAKTALVMEADRAREFNPVKNAEGQDSPATARAAITRIAREWLQAADQPVPESAEIEIGPLFALDAEQVQKRFDSENQFASRTFFG, from the coding sequence ATGTCCCACGACGTACCGAACGCCCTTCAATCGCGGTTGGCAGAGCACGATCAATCGCACGTGCTTCGCTGGTGGGACGAATTGGACTCTGACCAAAAGTCGCAGCTAACATCCCAGTTGGATGGTATTGATTTCGCGGTTCTCAATCGCTGTCTTTCCGCGAAGTCGACGGATGAGTCAGACACCCCCGCCGCGAAAGCTCAGCGAGCAACGCCCCCCACGGAAATTGTCCGCCTCCCGCAAACACCGGCCGAGTTGAAAGCGTACCAAGCCGCCGAAGAAACGGGGCAAGAGATGTTGCGGGCCGGTCGTGTGGGCGTGGTACTCGTTGCGGGGGGGCAGGGCACACGGTTGGGATTTCCGCATCCGAAGGGAATGTTTCCCGTCGGTCCGGTTAGCGGCTCAACCCTCTTTCAGATTTTCGCCGAGCAGGTCTCCGCACGCTCCCGTGATGCCGGCGCGATCATTCCGTTTTACATCATGACCAGCGAAGCGACGCACGCGGAGACAGTCGATTTTTGGGAATCACAGGAGTTCTTCGGTCTCGATCCCAGTTCCGTCCGCTTCTTCCAACAAGGTACGATGCCCGCCGTCGATGCCGAAACGCACCGGCTTCTGCTCGCCGAACCGCATCGACTGTGCACCAGTCCCGATGGTCACGGGGGACTTCTCGCCGCCCTGGACAAGAGCGGCTGTTTGGACGACATGCGACAACGTGGCGTCGATCGGTTGTTCTATCACCAAGTCGACAACCCCACCGTGAAAGTTTGCGACCCCGCGTTCCTCGGGTTTCACGAGTTGCGAAATTCGGAGCTGTCTAGCAAGGTCGTGCCGAAGCGGTCGGCCGAGGAAAAAATGGGCGTGGTCGTGGCCGTCGATGGCGTCACGCAGATCATCGAATACAGTGACTTGCCCCCCGATGTCGCCGCCCGCACGACTTCCGACGGCGAACTGGAACTCTGGTGTGGCAGCATCGCGGTGCACGTTTTCTCACGTGACTTTCTGGAACGCCTGATCGGCAGTGACGCCGCATTGCCATTCCATTTGGCTCACAAGAAAGTCCTGCACATCGACGGGAATGCCCGCCTCGTTCAACCGAATTCGCCGAACGCGATCAAATTTGAACGTTTCATCTTTGATGCACTCCCGCACGCCAAGACAGCCCTCGTGATGGAAGCCGACCGCGCTCGCGAATTCAATCCCGTCAAAAACGCCGAAGGTCAAGACTCCCCCGCCACCGCCCGCGCCGCCATCACCCGCATCGCCAGAGAATGGCTCCAAGCCGCCGACCAACCCGTCCCCGAATCCGCCGAAATCGAAATCGGCCCGCTCTTCGCATTGGATGCAGAACAGGTTCAAAAACGTTTTGACTCAGAAAATCAATTCGCCAGTCGCACTTTCTTCGGCTAA
- a CDS encoding ABC transporter substrate-binding protein, with protein sequence MRALNLKKVCWLIVGCVAVATSGCTSDDANDVTKPPELVFRDESVTIRVPADTKFAEIWDLTLAEWSGATGAETNIVTDESLQGPSQSADVLVVPLTEIPRWIEQDQLAPLPTSIRDGSALKWLDVFYGVREHTSQIAGAPRIVPVSVPILVAYYRADLLAAKNLEPPKTWTEYQKLLATLDEWAPGLTAVEPWSPEWRATTFLARAASSAKHPDQLSYEFDIRTGEPLIDSPGFQTALELVQQAHPYLDDDVVTYSPEDCRRELLAGRAAIGIALESGPNETPLPFGPKGSTSETAIERAEGIELTIEPLPGSARVYDQSKSAFQEFPEDRPHRVTLTGFAGSGVAVSKTAANSQAAWDLALQLSSKDVSQTFPPPLCSPVRESQADMPAIYAGSLLRPEEQGAWMNAVRTSLSSDQCITELPLIERDRYRKVLSLELIAMFEGDATPQEVLQRVAGEWQSITESLGQEVVRKSYRRGLGFPAP encoded by the coding sequence ATGCGAGCGTTGAATTTGAAGAAGGTTTGCTGGCTGATCGTTGGGTGTGTGGCCGTAGCGACGAGCGGATGTACGTCGGACGATGCGAACGATGTTACCAAGCCACCGGAGTTGGTCTTTCGCGATGAGTCTGTCACGATCCGCGTCCCCGCAGATACGAAATTCGCAGAGATTTGGGACCTAACTCTCGCGGAATGGAGTGGAGCCACGGGTGCCGAGACGAACATCGTCACCGATGAGTCCTTGCAAGGACCGAGCCAATCCGCCGATGTCCTCGTGGTTCCACTTACCGAAATCCCTCGGTGGATTGAGCAAGACCAACTCGCACCGTTGCCGACATCAATTCGAGACGGCTCGGCGTTGAAGTGGCTCGATGTATTCTACGGCGTGCGGGAACATACATCGCAGATTGCCGGTGCCCCGCGAATCGTTCCGGTTTCCGTCCCAATCCTCGTGGCGTATTACCGAGCCGACTTACTCGCCGCCAAGAACTTGGAACCGCCCAAAACCTGGACCGAGTATCAAAAGTTGCTCGCGACACTCGATGAGTGGGCGCCAGGACTGACGGCCGTGGAACCGTGGTCTCCCGAATGGCGAGCGACCACATTCCTCGCCCGGGCCGCCTCGTCCGCCAAGCATCCCGATCAACTCTCGTACGAGTTTGATATCCGCACGGGGGAACCGTTGATCGATTCCCCTGGCTTCCAAACCGCTTTGGAATTGGTCCAACAAGCACACCCCTATTTGGATGACGATGTCGTCACCTACTCGCCTGAGGATTGTCGTCGAGAGTTGCTCGCAGGACGGGCCGCGATCGGCATCGCATTGGAATCTGGTCCCAACGAGACGCCACTCCCATTCGGCCCCAAAGGTTCAACATCCGAGACAGCCATTGAACGAGCCGAGGGAATTGAACTCACCATCGAACCGCTCCCGGGCAGCGCCCGGGTTTATGATCAATCGAAGTCCGCGTTCCAGGAGTTTCCGGAAGACCGCCCGCATCGTGTCACCCTGACCGGATTCGCCGGGTCGGGGGTGGCCGTTTCCAAGACGGCGGCGAATTCACAAGCAGCCTGGGATCTCGCGTTACAACTGTCGTCGAAAGACGTCTCTCAAACATTCCCGCCACCGCTTTGCAGCCCGGTTCGTGAGTCGCAAGCCGACATGCCCGCTATTTACGCCGGAAGTTTGTTACGACCGGAAGAGCAGGGGGCATGGATGAACGCCGTGCGAACGAGTCTATCATCCGACCAATGCATCACCGAACTGCCGTTGATCGAACGGGATCGTTACCGCAAGGTGTTGTCTTTGGAACTTATCGCGATGTTCGAGGGCGATGCCACGCCTCAAGAAGTTTTGCAGCGAGTCGCCGGGGAATGGCAATCCATCACCGAGAGTCTCGGTCAAGAGGTCGTTCGGAAGAGCTACCGCCGCGGCTTGGGTTTTCCCGCACCGTAG
- a CDS encoding formylglycine-generating enzyme family protein, which yields MPNVTACHKLMQAFAGIACWSIVSVGFAEETAKPKFPNADENPKVAEAKTADDMKPYSQTIPGTTISFDMVPISGGTFLMGSPPDEKGREEDEGPQVKVQVSPFWMGRCEVTWNEYEIWNLDLDVLRREKLKLPSTDRDKIADAVTRPTKPYTDMTFNSGHDGFPATGMTPLAAQMYCKWLSAKTGHYYRLPTEAEWEFAARGGTTTAYSFGDDPAKLGDYSWYVDNAGLEREVNYHKVGLKKPNPFGLHDMHGNVAEYCLDEYDADWYQKLSVIAKENNGVAINPLNIPRTEEVRVVRGGSWTQWYDGGPEHHRSAARYESMPEDWKIQDPQIPQSVWYYTDGTHVGFRIVRPLTPPTAEERKKLKLDPVVPEHARFLQRSTN from the coding sequence ATGCCGAACGTAACCGCCTGCCATAAGCTGATGCAAGCATTCGCGGGAATCGCTTGTTGGTCAATCGTCTCCGTCGGATTTGCCGAAGAAACTGCAAAACCGAAATTTCCCAATGCCGACGAGAATCCGAAAGTCGCCGAGGCAAAGACCGCCGACGACATGAAACCGTACAGCCAAACGATTCCTGGCACGACGATTTCATTCGATATGGTTCCGATTTCCGGCGGAACGTTCCTGATGGGCAGCCCTCCTGATGAGAAAGGTCGCGAGGAGGATGAAGGTCCGCAAGTCAAAGTACAAGTCAGCCCGTTCTGGATGGGACGTTGCGAAGTCACTTGGAATGAATACGAGATTTGGAACCTCGATCTCGATGTGCTCCGACGTGAGAAACTCAAGTTGCCCTCAACCGATCGCGACAAAATCGCCGATGCGGTGACGCGACCGACTAAACCCTACACCGACATGACCTTCAACAGCGGTCACGATGGTTTCCCCGCCACGGGAATGACCCCGCTTGCGGCTCAGATGTACTGCAAATGGCTCAGTGCCAAAACCGGCCATTATTACCGCTTGCCGACGGAAGCCGAATGGGAATTCGCCGCTCGTGGTGGTACGACGACGGCTTACTCCTTCGGCGATGACCCCGCCAAACTCGGTGATTATTCCTGGTACGTCGACAACGCTGGTCTGGAGCGGGAAGTCAATTATCACAAGGTCGGCCTGAAGAAGCCGAATCCGTTCGGTCTGCACGATATGCATGGCAACGTCGCGGAGTACTGTCTCGATGAGTACGACGCCGATTGGTATCAAAAGCTCAGCGTGATTGCCAAAGAGAACAACGGAGTCGCTATCAATCCGTTGAACATTCCTCGCACAGAAGAAGTCCGCGTTGTCCGTGGTGGCTCTTGGACGCAATGGTACGATGGCGGTCCGGAACATCACCGCAGTGCCGCCCGCTACGAATCCATGCCGGAAGACTGGAAAATTCAAGACCCCCAGATTCCGCAAAGTGTTTGGTATTACACGGACGGCACCCACGTTGGATTCCGTATTGTACGTCCGCTGACTCCTCCGACGGCGGAAGAACGGAAGAAGTTGAAACTCGACCCCGTCGTGCCCGAACACGCTCGCTTCTTGCAACGAAGCACCAACTAA